The Sorangiineae bacterium MSr11954 DNA segment GCCGCGAATGCGGAGCACGTGTTGCGCAGCGCGCCCGTTCTGCGCGATTTGCACAGCGCCAGCCGCGCCTGTTTCGAGGAGCTCGACGAGCTGTGGGGGCGTGATTTCGGGCTCTCCAAAGAGGGCATGCTGATCCTCTGCAAGACCGTGCACGGCTTTCACGAGGAGGCGGAGGTGGCCGAGCGGGCGCGCCGGTTGGGCATCGCGGCCACTGTTCATGATGCGGGGGAGCTCGCCGGTCTCGAGCCCGAGGTCCGCATGGATGTGGCCGGCGCCATTCGCTATCCGATGGATTGCCATCTCACGCCGGGGCACTTGATGGCGGCCCTCGTGCGCGAGGTGAAGACGGCGGGGGTGCACCTTTCGTGGGGCACCCAGGTCCGCGGCTTTCGCACCCAGGACCGCCGCGTGGAGGCGCTGTCGACCGCCTCCGGCGAGGTCTCGGGCGATGAGTACGTGCTCTGCGCGGGCATTTGGTCGCACCGCATCGCGCGCGAGCTCGATCTGGCGATCCCCATGGAGGCGGGGAAGGGCTACAGCCTCACCTTGCCGGCGCCGCGCGCGACCTTGCGCCATTGCGCCATTCTCTCCGAGGCGCGGGTGGCCGTCACGCCGATGGGGAGCGCGCTTCGATTCGGTGGGACCATGGAGCTGTCCGGCATCGATTCGAGCATCGATCCGGCGCGCGTGCGCGGCATCGTCAACGCCGCCACCCGCTACTATCCGGACTTCACGGCCGACGATTTTGCGGGGGTGGCACCGTGGTGCGGGCTGCGCCCGTGCTCGCCCGATGGGCTGCCGTACGTGGGCCGCTTTGGACACTACGACAATCTCTCGGCCGCGACGGGCCACGCGATGATGGGGGTGAGCCTCGGCCCCATCACGGGCAAGCTCATGGCGGAGATCCTCTCGGGCGAGAAGCCATCGCTCGATATCGAATCCTTGAGCCCGAACCGATATTCGTAAATCGCGTGGAGACGGCGATTTGCTGGTTCATAACGTAGTTCGTAAATCATGGCCGTCCTTTTCGGGCGGCACCTCTACGAAGAATGAATGGAGAAGTGACGATGAGAGTAGACTTCAAAGGCGTATTCCCGGCAATCACGACACCATTCAACGCCGACCTCACGGTGGACCACGGTTTCCTCGCCGAGCATTGCCGGTGGTTGGTCGAGCAGGGCTCGGCCGGCATCGTCCCACTCGGCTCGCTGGGCGAGGGCGCGACCCTCTCGGCCGACGAGAAGTGGAAGATCCTCGAGACGTGCGTGGCCGCCGTGGGTGAGCGCGTGCCGATCATGCCCGGCATCTCGGCCCTCGGCACGCACGAGGCCGTGGCGCTCGCGAAGCATGCGGCGAGCGCCGGCTGTCGCGGCCTCATGGTCCTACCCCCTTACGTGTACAGCACGGATTGGCGGGAGATGCGCGCGCACGTGGCGGCCGTCCTCGGGGCCACCGATCTGCCGTGCATGCTCTACAACAACCCCGTCGCATACCGAACGGACTTCGTCCCCGAGCAGATCGCGGAGCTGGCCGCCGCGTTTCCCAACTTGAAGGCGGTGAAGGAGTCCAGCACCGACGTGCGCCGGGTCACCGGAATTCGCGCGCTCCTGGGCCAGCGCCTCGACATTTTGGTGGGGGTCGACGACGCCATCGTCGAGGGCATCGACGCCGGCGCCACCGGTTGGATCGCGGGCTTGGTCAACGCCTTTCCGGCCGAGTCCGTGGCGCTCTACCGCTACGCGATGGAGGGAAAAAAGCGGGAGGCCGCGGAGCTCTATCGCTGGTTTTTGCCGCTGCTCCGCATGGACACCGTGCCGAAGTTCGTGCAGCTCATCAAGCTGGTGCAAGAGAGGATCGGCCGGGGAAGCGCGCGCGTTCGCCCGCCGCGCCTCGTGCTCGAGGGCCAGGAGCTCGAGCAGGCGCGCGCCACCCTGGAGCACGCCCTCGCCACGCGCCCGCGGTTGGAGGTCTAGCCGTGTCCGCGTCTTCGCCGAAGCCCCAGAAAGGCCGCGAGGCCGGGGTGTCCCTTCGCGGTCTCTCCTTCATCGGCTTCGAACGCGGCGCCGCCGGCCCGCGCACGTTCCGCGCGGAGGACCCTTCGACCCGGCAGCCGCTTCCCCCCGTGTTTCACGCGGCGAGCGACCGCGACGTTGCCCGCGCATGCGAGCTGGCCGACCAAGCCGCGGATCCCTACGGCGACACCTCCGCGTCCGAGCGCGCCGTGTTCCTGCGCACCATCGCCGAGGGGCTCGAGGCCGAAGGCGCCGCCATCGTCGCCTGCGCGCACGCCGAGACCGGCCTTCCGCTGCCGCGCCTGCAGTCCGAGCTCGCGCGCACCGCCTTCCAGCTCCGCCTCTTTGCGCGCGTCATCGAGGACGGCACCTGGCTCGCCGCCCGCATCGATCCGGGCGATCCCGAGCGCAAGCCGCTCCCCAAACCCGACGTTCGCTCCCTGCGCATCCCCTTGGGACCGGTCGTGGTCTTTGGCGCCAGCAACTTCCCCCTGGCATTTTCCGTTGCCGGCGGCGACACGGCATCGGCGCTGGCGGCGGGCAACCCGGTGATCGTCAAAGCCCACCCGGCGCACCCTGGAACCTCCGAGCACGCGGGCGCCGTGATCGCGGCCGCCGTTCGAAGCTGCGGTCTGCCCGAGGGCACCTTCTCGCTCCTGTTCGACGATGGCTTCACCGTGGGCCAAGCGCTGGTGCAGCACCCCCAGGTCGCGGCGGTGGGCTTCACCGGATCGCGCGCGGGCGGCGAAGCGTTGATGCGCCTGGCCGCCAATCGGCCGTGCCCCATCCCGGTCTATGCTGAAATGGGGAGCGTCAACCCGGTGATCCTTTTGCCCGGCGCCTTGCGCGAGCGAGGTCCGAGCATCGCGGAGGGCTTGCACGCATCCTTCACGTTGGGCACCGGGCAATTCTGCACCAAGCCCGGGGTCGTCTTCGCCCAAGCGGGGGAGGCCATCGACGCGAGCTTCCTTGCGCCGCTCGCCGAGCGCACGCGCGCGACCGCGGCGGGCGCCATGCTCACGGCGCGTATGGCGGCCGCGTATTGGCAAGGTCTGGAGCGAATGCGATCGCTCGGTGCCAGCTTGCTCGCACAAGGAACCGCGGGTGCCTACGCGAGCTCGGGCGAAGCGGCGCTCTGGCAGGTGGACGGCGCGGCGGTGCTCCGCGAGCCGCGGCTGGTGGAGGAGGTCTTTGGCCCCTCGATGCTCCTGGTGCGCTACCGCGACGCGGACGAGCTCCTCGCGCTTCTTCGTTCGCTCGAAGGTCAGCTGACCGCCACCATCCATGCGCAGCCGGACGAAGTGGCTTCGGCCGCGCCGTTGGTGCGTTTGCTCGCGCGTAAGGTGGGGAGGGTGGTGTTCAATCAGTTCCCCACCGGCGTGGAGGTCGGTCCGGCCATGGTTCATGGCGGGCCCTTCCCAGCGACATCCGATGGACGGAGCACGTCCGTGGGCACGCATGCTATCGACCGATTCAGTCGTCTGGTTGCGTACCAGAATGCGCCCCACGAGGTGCTCCCCGCCGAACTCGTCCGCTCGGAAAAGCGCACGTCGACGTAAAAGGGTTACGTGACATCTCGCGCCGGGCATGGCAAACCCGGCGCGAGCGCGCAAACATGCGATGCGGGGAGGGGTAGCGCGCATTCGCTCGATGCATTACGCCAAGACCGTTTTTCCGCTCGCGTTGATCATGTTTCTCATCGGCGCCGATGAGTACATTTTGGCCTCGATCCTGGCCCCCATCGGCGAGACCTTCCAGGTCGAGCCGGCCCGCATCACCCTGCTGGTCACCGCCTACGCCCTGCCGTGCGCGATCTTTGCACCGCTCTTCGGTACCCTCTCCGACCATTGGGGCCGCCGGCGGGTTCTTCTTCCGTCGCTGTTCATCTTCGCGCTCGGCACCTACGGCGGCGCATTGGCCAGCTCCTTCACCTTCGCGCTCATCTGCCGCTTCATCGCCGGCGTGGCCGCCGCGGCCATGGGCCCCAATGCCTTCGCGCTGGTAGGCGACTTCATCCCGCTCGAGCGGAGGCCCGCGGCCATGGGGCACGTGATGCTGGGGCTGACCATCGGCTTGATCGTGAGCCCCGCCATCGGCGGTTGGGTGACCCAGGAGCTCGGCTGGCGCTGGGCCTTCGGTCTCCTCGCGACGAGCGCGCTCGCCACCCTGGCCGGCGCGGCCATCGGCATCCCGAGCACGCGCCAAGCGTCCACGTCGCACGCGTCTCCGGGCGTCGCCACCTATGCGCGGGCGCTGACCCTCCCCGGTGTTCCCGCCGGCATCGCCGCACAGGGTCTTTGGATTGGCGTCACCATTGGCGTGATGGCCATCGTGGGCGAAGTCTTGCGGACCCGTTACACCTTGAGCATCGTGCACACGGGCCTCGCCCTGGCGAGCTTCGGCGTCCTCACCATCGTCGGCAACCTGGCCGTCGCCCGCGCCGTCATCTGGACCGGGAGCACCCGCCGCGCCGTTTTGGTGGCCAACGCCGCCACCGTGATTGGCATTGGCGGTCTCACCTTGCTCCCCTCGTGGCCGTTGGCCTTTGCGCTCGCATCCTTCTGGCTCTGGGCGGTCTTCGCCGGCTTCGGCGGTCCCCTTCTCCAGTTGCGCCTCTCGGAGTTCGCAGGCGACTGCCGCGCAACGGTGCTCTCCACCAGCGCCTGTGCGATGCACTTGGGCGTGGTCGCCATGACGTTCATCGAGGCGTGGATCTTTCCGCAGTTTGGCGGGGTGGGGGTGGGCGTCGTTGCGTGTTCGCTCATGTCACTGGCGTTCGTCCTTCAGTGGCGGTCGACGGCGGGGTAAGGGCAGGATGGGCGCCTTTGGCGACTGTCGCCGGGGCGGCGGTAGAGCGGCGCGGTCGAGGTTGCGTTGCGGGCTTGGCGGATGAAGCCGAAAGCGAGCAAGACGCAACATCGATAGCTCGTCGAGATCGTCTTGCAGGAGCTCGAGCGCGCGGGAGGAGGTCTCCCGACGGAGAGCCCGGCACGCGCCTGCCACGCCCCCGTCCACGCCCTTCACGTCCACGCGAGGCGCCCGGCTGCGGGCGTTCATCGCCGCTCCGTCCCATGGTGATGCCATCGTTGCCATGCTCCGCATCGTGTGCGCGCAACGCGGCCGGGCCAAATGACACGAGCTGACCGTTCATGGACGCGTCGTCCCGACTCACCTCGTGCGGGCGAGCCTCAACGAGGTCCGACGCTGCGCGTCCAGAATGTCAACAAGTTGCGAACCACGGTGCCTTCGGGGGCGCGCGCCACCGGGGGAATGTCCACGCGAATGCCGAAGGGAGCCATCTTGGTAAACGGATTTTGGGCGTCGCCCGTCTTGATGGCGACCGACGGATCGCCCGGCCGGAACCCATAGGCCAGCGCCTTTTCCTGCACCGCGCGGCTGCGCAGATGGGCGATCCAGGTGCGCGCGGCTTGCTTTTGCTCGGAGGTGACCCAGTCGCCCTGCAGCAAGGCGACGGGGTGGTCGCTCCAGAGCGTGATCCCCGGGTAGTACACCTTGAGGTTCCCCCATCGACCCTGCGCGTTCTCGATCTGAGCGATGGCCAGGTTCTCGTACACCACGCTGATATCGTATTTGGAAGGACCAAAACGGACCATGTCCGTCATGAACGTCCCCGTCGAAGATTCGAATTTTTGCACGCCCTTTTCGATGTCTTTGACGAATGACTGATAATTCGGTTTCAGCAAATCGCCGACCTCGAGCCCGCCCGTTTTGCCGTAGAACTCGAGCGACATCAGATAGAGCGCCTGCACGCCCGAGTTGGAGCGGGTCGGGTCCGTATGTCCCAGCTTCACGAACCCCCAATCGGCCTTTCCGCCCACCGTGGGCCAGCCTTGGGGCGATTGCACGGCTTTGTGGATCGTGTGCCACGAGATGGTGTTTCCCGACTTGAGCAGCGCGTTGGCCCGGTCCTCCCACGCCACGAACACCAGCGGGGTGATGACCAAGGTCTGCGGCGCGTCTTCGGAGCCGGTGGGGGCTACGAGGTTCGACTTGTTCTTCGTCTGCCAGTCCGACTCGAGCAGGTTCATGATCATCGAGTCGGCCGGGCTGAAGAGGGTCGGCTTCTCCTTCTCGTCGAGGATCGCTTGCTCGCCCTCGAGCGAGCCTTTGCCAATCAAGGTGACCCGAATCTCCGGGTGCTCGCGCGCAAAGCTCACCGCGGCGTCCTCGACCCAGTCCTTCTTCTCCGTGCCGTACAACATGGAGATGGTGACCGCCGGGGCCGCCGGATCTTTGCCCTTGGCGGAGGCCAGCAAGGTGGCCGAGCCCGCGGCCGCGCCGGCCGAAGGATCTTTGCCCGCGCCGCCCTGTTCGCGCTCGCGAAGGGTGAAGACCACCACCACGACCAAGGCCACGAGAAACACGGCCACGATGGCCAATTTGGCTTTCACGCGATGACCTCCGAGAGAGACTTCAAGGTATCCTCGAGCGACTGCATATCGTCGTTCATTCGACTCAGCTCTTCGTTCATTGTCCCCGTGGCCGCGTCCATGGTCGCCGCGTCGAGCGCGCGCATGCGGACGATCTTCGCCGGGAGCGCGTCCAGGGTGGCGCCGATGGTCACCAGGCTCGCGAAGATCCGCTCTTTCACGTGCATCAGCTCCATCAAGGTCCCGAGGTGCTCCTCGCGCGCCTTCTTGGCCGCCTCGTACTGCGCGCGCGCTTCGGGATCGCGCGTTGCCGCAATCTGGTGTGCGAGCTGCCGCACGCCCTCTTCGACCACGCGGGGATCGGTCGTCCCGAGGTAGCTCCCGATGGCCTCCGCCCGCGCCGCCAGCTTGGTCGCGCGCTCCTCCAGCTCCGAGGCGGAGGCGAGCACCAGCACCAGATTCGCTTGGATCTCCTCCGAGGTCTCCGCCAGCACCCGGTCGAGCGCGATCCGCGAGGTCACCAAGGTCTGCATCGCCGAGCGGATGGCCGGATCGCGCAGGGTGCTGGGGTTGGGGAGGATCGAGGCGCGCGCCTTCCTCTTCGAGCCCTTCGGATCGCCGCTCGCCAGATCCCAGGCCACCAAGGTGGCGTAGGCGACCCCGCCCAGCGCCAACACCGACCAGGAATGGAGCGCGACCGCCCCCAATGTCGCGGTGCCGGCCACCGCCAGGCTCAGGGTCGATGTGGCGGCCTTCACCGTCTCTCGCAAGCTGCTGCTCGGCTTTTTCGTGGATTCACCCAAGCTCGATCCCGTTCCGGCGCGGCGCGCGCTAAAAGAATGCTGCCATATCCGCGTACACGCGGTTGATCGTTTCGACGCTCCCGCGCGCGGCCGAGCCCTTGGCCGATTCGGCGATCTCGTCCAACACGTCGGCGCTGGCGCCCTCGCCGTAGGCGATGGTGAAGACCTTCACCGGCGTGTCGGCTTCGTTGGGGAAGCGTCGTTTGAGGGCCGGGAGGGTCAATCGGCTCCCTTCGTCGTTGCCGTCGGTCATCACCACGATGGCGTGGATTCGACCTCGCGCGCTGGCGGCCCGCTTGGAGACGTCCTCGTAGGCCTTGTCGATGGCGTCGTAGAGGGACGTTCCGCCGCCCGCGCTCACGCCGTCGATCCGTTGCGCCAGTTGTTTGCGGCCGCCGTCGCCCAGCTTCACGGGGCCCACCGTCGGGTAGACGACGGTGTCGAAGAAGCTCAAGGTCACCTCGTCGCGATCCGAGAGGACGTCGAGGAAGCTCTTGGCCCCGCGCTTGGCCTCCTCCAAAGGACGCCCGCGCATCGAGCCGGATTTGTCGAAGACGAGCACCACGTCGGTGGTCTTCTTCGTGTCCTTCCACACGTCGAGGAGCTTCTCCAAGGTCGCGACCTCGGGCACCTCCAGGAGGTTCTGCGGCTGCTTGGGATCGACGCCGTGCGCGAGGTCGATGGGGGAGGCGATGGGCACCGAGGCCTCGCCCGGACGAAAGCCCAGCGCGAGCGCGCGCTCTTGCTGCGGACGCGCCTTGAGGAACTCGAGGAAGATCTTCGCCGCCTCGCGCTCTTCGTTGCCGACCCACTCCGCGTCCAGGATCGAATACGGGTGATCGGACCAGAACGTCCCCTCTTTGGGGTAAATGGCGATGATCGGCTGCGGCGGGTTCTTTTGATACGACTCGATGACCAGGTTCTCGTAGCTGACGGTGGCCGACATGTACGCGGGGCCGCGCGCGATCATCTTGTCGGTGAAGAAGCCCGTCGACGTTCCGTAGTGGACGATGGTCTGCTCCACCGACTCCAGGAATTTGCGCGTGCTCGGGTTGTCCAGGTCGGCGCGGGAGAGGCCGCGCGTCTTCTTGGCGCCGGCGTAGGCTTCGGCCAGGACCGAGAGAAATCCCGAGTTGGAGAACTCGGGGTGCGTGTGACCGAGCTTGAACCGGCCCCACTCCGCGAACCCTTTCGAGCCCCAGCCCCGCGGATCCAGGTTCACCTTGAGCAAATCCGACCAGCCGATGGGCGACTTCGGCCAGCCCAATGCCTCCGCCATCGGCTTCCACATGGCGATGACCACCGGCGAGAGCACCACCGTCTCCCCCGGTTGCGCGATGGGCTTGGCCCGCTTTTGCGCGTACGCGCTGTTCAACAAGGCGATGTACGCGCTGGACGCCGGGCTAAAGACGTGCGGCTTGTCGGTGCCGTTGACGATGGCTTGCACCGACTCGCCCGAGCCCATCGCTTTTGCGCGGATCGTGATGGGGCGGCCCGAGGCCGTGGTCTTTTTTTGCGGCTCGAAGGCTTTGATGGACTCCTCGAGCCATGTCTTCTTTTCGCTGCCGTAGATGAGGAAGACCTCGACCTCGCGGCCCGCGGCCCCCGAATTTGCGGCTCCTGCCGTCGCCGAACCCGCGGCGCTCGTGGCGCCCGGCGGCTTGTCCGCGCTGGGATCTTGGGTGGGGGCTTTCTGGGGGTTGCATCCGTTGCAGGCCCCCAGGCCGAAAATGCTGACGATGAGCAGCGCGAGCCGGAAAAAGCAGAGGCGCAAGCGATTCCCCTCCAAGGTAACCCGCAATTTTCGTTTGGCGACGGACGGCACTGCCTTCAATGTGCGTCTGCCTGCATCGATTGTGTGACAATTGGGTATCACGTTGATGGCGGCGCCGTTCGTTGGCCCTCGGCGGACTTACATGGTTGGTCCTCGGCCGACCTGCATCGTTGGCCGCGCCGGAGCGATCGGTTTGTGATCGATTCGATCTCAAGCCCGTGATCGAAAAGGGAACACGTCCACCCCCCTGGCTCCGGCCATGTTCTCCCATGATTTCCGATATTTCCGAGTGACGGTCCCCGCGTCCGGCCTCGCGCGTGCTTGGCCCGGATGGTGCGAAGAGCACGGGCAGGACGCGGAGGAACATCGTGAGAAAAGCTCGTCTACTCGTACCTTTACTGGCATCGGGCGCCCTTGGGTGGGCGGCGGATGCAGGCGCCGCGCCGTCGCTCGATGATTATCGGCGGTTTCGTGCGCTGACCGTGGATCTGGTGGGGCGCATTCCAACGCGGGACGAGGTGGCTGCGTTCGAGAAGCCCGGCTTCGACTTGGAAGGGTGGATCAACCAGCGCTTGACCGGCCCCGGGTACGCCGATCGGGTCACGCGCATCTACTCGGACCTTTTGCGGCTGCAGGTGAGCCCCGTGTTCAATGCCTTGAACTCGCAGGTCGACCTCCGGCGCGAGTTGATCCGCGGGCCCAACAACGAGCAAATTTATGTCTATTACCGATTGGGGCAGAGGCGCCAGCGGGCCGAGACCGACGGCGATTTCTGTCTGACCTCCGAGGAGACGGGGATCACCTTCCCGGTGAACCGCCCGCGCGGCACCTACCCCGACGGCGGAGCGCCGGGCGGAAAAGCGGTACCGGCGACGGTCCTCGACAAGGCCACCTTGAAGGTCAAACCGTGGTGGCTCTATCGCGACTACAAGTCCGCGAACCCCACGGACCGTTTCGACCCGGCGAAGTGGCCCGCCAAATATGGATTCGAACCCAACCGCGCCCTGCTCGTGGAGCCGACCGGCGATGCCACGGTCGAGATTCGAGTCTGCCGCGAGGAGGCGCAGGAGGCCGAGGTCGGGAAGGTCTACGCCAGCGGACGGACCGCGGGAGACGCCGGGGCTCTTCCGCCCGGACGCACCACCGCCCTGCCGCTCGACGACTCCTTCGCGACCGCGAACCAGGGCAAGCCCATTTCGTGCCGGACGCAAAGCGGTATTTCGCACTCCATCGATTGCGGCTGCGGCAAGGGGCTCGAGCACTGCTTCCCGACCCCGGGGTTCACCGGGCAAGACCTGGGGGTGGTGGCGCCGGAGGTCAACATCCTCGGCGCGGAGGCCCCCATCGACAGCATCGCGCAAGACAGCGGCGACTGGGATCGACTCTGGTGGGGCGAGGAGGCGCGCCACTTCATGCTCGACCTCTTCGGCAAGGACCGTGACTTTCGCGAGCTGCTCTCCTCCCCCCGCACCTTCGTGAACGGGCCGCTCATGCAGTATTACAAGAGCGACGCGCCGGGGACCTGCTGCGGCGCCGCGCTCTTTTTCGGCCACGTGGAGCCCGTTCCGCTGCTCGATCCCAAGAGCATCCCCGGAGGCTTGCTGCCGCACGACGCCAACACGTGGGTCGAGGTCCAGAACCGCGGCGCCTTCGCGTCGGGCATCCTCACCATGCCCATCTTCCTCACCAAATACGGCACCCGGCGGGCGCGCGCGCACGTCTTGTACAACGCGTTCCTCTGCAAGGACTTCGTGGCGCCCGCGAACCTGCAGCTCACCCCCTCGGAGGACCCCAACTTGATGACGCGCGAGGGTTGCCGATCGTGCCACACCACCCTGGAGCCGATGGCCGCGTACTTCGCGCGGGTGACCGAGAGCGGTGTCACGTATCTGCCGCCGGACAAGCTCCCGCTCGACACCGCCTCGATGTGCTCGCCCACCGCGACCAACCCCAGGGTTTGCACGTGCAAGAACGACGCGAATGGGAAGATGAACGGGACGTGCGCGCCTTATTACGATCCTGCGTTCAGCAACAAGACGCACGGCGTTCTGCGCGGCGGCTACCCCGATGTGACGAATCGAACGAACCACGCGGAGCAGGGGCCGAAAGGGATGGCGTCGGAGCTGGTCAACCAACCGGAGTTCGCGGCGTGCGTGGCCGAGAACGTGGCCAGCT contains these protein-coding regions:
- a CDS encoding substrate-binding domain-containing protein, which produces MKAKLAIVAVFLVALVVVVVFTLREREQGGAGKDPSAGAAAGSATLLASAKGKDPAAPAVTISMLYGTEKKDWVEDAAVSFAREHPEIRVTLIGKGSLEGEQAILDEKEKPTLFSPADSMIMNLLESDWQTKNKSNLVAPTGSEDAPQTLVITPLVFVAWEDRANALLKSGNTISWHTIHKAVQSPQGWPTVGGKADWGFVKLGHTDPTRSNSGVQALYLMSLEFYGKTGGLEVGDLLKPNYQSFVKDIEKGVQKFESSTGTFMTDMVRFGPSKYDISVVYENLAIAQIENAQGRWGNLKVYYPGITLWSDHPVALLQGDWVTSEQKQAARTWIAHLRSRAVQEKALAYGFRPGDPSVAIKTGDAQNPFTKMAPFGIRVDIPPVARAPEGTVVRNLLTFWTRSVGPR
- a CDS encoding dynactin subunit 2, with protein sequence MGESTKKPSSSLRETVKAATSTLSLAVAGTATLGAVALHSWSVLALGGVAYATLVAWDLASGDPKGSKRKARASILPNPSTLRDPAIRSAMQTLVTSRIALDRVLAETSEEIQANLVLVLASASELEERATKLAARAEAIGSYLGTTDPRVVEEGVRQLAHQIAATRDPEARAQYEAAKKAREEHLGTLMELMHVKERIFASLVTIGATLDALPAKIVRMRALDAATMDAATGTMNEELSRMNDDMQSLEDTLKSLSEVIA
- a CDS encoding FAD-dependent oxidoreductase — encoded protein: MSKHVVIIGAGVVGLCTAYYAARKGHRVTVLDRAANAGEGCSYGNAGMVVPSHFVPLAAPGMVALGLKWMWNPESPFYVRPRFSGELLSWGIKFWRAANAEHVLRSAPVLRDLHSASRACFEELDELWGRDFGLSKEGMLILCKTVHGFHEEAEVAERARRLGIAATVHDAGELAGLEPEVRMDVAGAIRYPMDCHLTPGHLMAALVREVKTAGVHLSWGTQVRGFRTQDRRVEALSTASGEVSGDEYVLCAGIWSHRIARELDLAIPMEAGKGYSLTLPAPRATLRHCAILSEARVAVTPMGSALRFGGTMELSGIDSSIDPARVRGIVNAATRYYPDFTADDFAGVAPWCGLRPCSPDGLPYVGRFGHYDNLSAATGHAMMGVSLGPITGKLMAEILSGEKPSLDIESLSPNRYS
- a CDS encoding DUF1585 domain-containing protein — encoded protein: MRKARLLVPLLASGALGWAADAGAAPSLDDYRRFRALTVDLVGRIPTRDEVAAFEKPGFDLEGWINQRLTGPGYADRVTRIYSDLLRLQVSPVFNALNSQVDLRRELIRGPNNEQIYVYYRLGQRRQRAETDGDFCLTSEETGITFPVNRPRGTYPDGGAPGGKAVPATVLDKATLKVKPWWLYRDYKSANPTDRFDPAKWPAKYGFEPNRALLVEPTGDATVEIRVCREEAQEAEVGKVYASGRTAGDAGALPPGRTTALPLDDSFATANQGKPISCRTQSGISHSIDCGCGKGLEHCFPTPGFTGQDLGVVAPEVNILGAEAPIDSIAQDSGDWDRLWWGEEARHFMLDLFGKDRDFRELLSSPRTFVNGPLMQYYKSDAPGTCCGAALFFGHVEPVPLLDPKSIPGGLLPHDANTWVEVQNRGAFASGILTMPIFLTKYGTRRARAHVLYNAFLCKDFVAPANLQLTPSEDPNLMTREGCRSCHTTLEPMAAYFARVTESGVTYLPPDKLPLDTASMCSPTATNPRVCTCKNDANGKMNGTCAPYYDPAFSNKTHGVLRGGYPDVTNRTNHAEQGPKGMASELVNQPEFAACVAENVASSFLGRSLSTEDAELTRTLTQALRDGGYRMRAVVKKMLLSDAYHRSNNLTSSAWRGGTDGGAR
- a CDS encoding VWA domain-containing protein yields the protein MRLCFFRLALLIVSIFGLGACNGCNPQKAPTQDPSADKPPGATSAAGSATAGAANSGAAGREVEVFLIYGSEKKTWLEESIKAFEPQKKTTASGRPITIRAKAMGSGESVQAIVNGTDKPHVFSPASSAYIALLNSAYAQKRAKPIAQPGETVVLSPVVIAMWKPMAEALGWPKSPIGWSDLLKVNLDPRGWGSKGFAEWGRFKLGHTHPEFSNSGFLSVLAEAYAGAKKTRGLSRADLDNPSTRKFLESVEQTIVHYGTSTGFFTDKMIARGPAYMSATVSYENLVIESYQKNPPQPIIAIYPKEGTFWSDHPYSILDAEWVGNEEREAAKIFLEFLKARPQQERALALGFRPGEASVPIASPIDLAHGVDPKQPQNLLEVPEVATLEKLLDVWKDTKKTTDVVLVFDKSGSMRGRPLEEAKRGAKSFLDVLSDRDEVTLSFFDTVVYPTVGPVKLGDGGRKQLAQRIDGVSAGGGTSLYDAIDKAYEDVSKRAASARGRIHAIVVMTDGNDEGSRLTLPALKRRFPNEADTPVKVFTIAYGEGASADVLDEIAESAKGSAARGSVETINRVYADMAAFF
- a CDS encoding aldehyde dehydrogenase (NADP(+)) translates to MSASSPKPQKGREAGVSLRGLSFIGFERGAAGPRTFRAEDPSTRQPLPPVFHAASDRDVARACELADQAADPYGDTSASERAVFLRTIAEGLEAEGAAIVACAHAETGLPLPRLQSELARTAFQLRLFARVIEDGTWLAARIDPGDPERKPLPKPDVRSLRIPLGPVVVFGASNFPLAFSVAGGDTASALAAGNPVIVKAHPAHPGTSEHAGAVIAAAVRSCGLPEGTFSLLFDDGFTVGQALVQHPQVAAVGFTGSRAGGEALMRLAANRPCPIPVYAEMGSVNPVILLPGALRERGPSIAEGLHASFTLGTGQFCTKPGVVFAQAGEAIDASFLAPLAERTRATAAGAMLTARMAAAYWQGLERMRSLGASLLAQGTAGAYASSGEAALWQVDGAAVLREPRLVEEVFGPSMLLVRYRDADELLALLRSLEGQLTATIHAQPDEVASAAPLVRLLARKVGRVVFNQFPTGVEVGPAMVHGGPFPATSDGRSTSVGTHAIDRFSRLVAYQNAPHEVLPAELVRSEKRTST
- a CDS encoding MFS transporter — its product is MHYAKTVFPLALIMFLIGADEYILASILAPIGETFQVEPARITLLVTAYALPCAIFAPLFGTLSDHWGRRRVLLPSLFIFALGTYGGALASSFTFALICRFIAGVAAAAMGPNAFALVGDFIPLERRPAAMGHVMLGLTIGLIVSPAIGGWVTQELGWRWAFGLLATSALATLAGAAIGIPSTRQASTSHASPGVATYARALTLPGVPAGIAAQGLWIGVTIGVMAIVGEVLRTRYTLSIVHTGLALASFGVLTIVGNLAVARAVIWTGSTRRAVLVANAATVIGIGGLTLLPSWPLAFALASFWLWAVFAGFGGPLLQLRLSEFAGDCRATVLSTSACAMHLGVVAMTFIEAWIFPQFGGVGVGVVACSLMSLAFVLQWRSTAG
- a CDS encoding dihydrodipicolinate synthase family protein, with amino-acid sequence MRVDFKGVFPAITTPFNADLTVDHGFLAEHCRWLVEQGSAGIVPLGSLGEGATLSADEKWKILETCVAAVGERVPIMPGISALGTHEAVALAKHAASAGCRGLMVLPPYVYSTDWREMRAHVAAVLGATDLPCMLYNNPVAYRTDFVPEQIAELAAAFPNLKAVKESSTDVRRVTGIRALLGQRLDILVGVDDAIVEGIDAGATGWIAGLVNAFPAESVALYRYAMEGKKREAAELYRWFLPLLRMDTVPKFVQLIKLVQERIGRGSARVRPPRLVLEGQELEQARATLEHALATRPRLEV